The following proteins are encoded in a genomic region of Montipora foliosa isolate CH-2021 chromosome 10, ASM3666993v2, whole genome shotgun sequence:
- the LOC137973858 gene encoding ankyrin repeat and protein kinase domain-containing protein 1-like isoform X2 — MEMEQEHGFDVAIATFRRNINVRGNAVDEFLEAVRDGRHLHAKVFIAANRVDPNLWLGQQRETALHVAAENGHSEFCEFLLEIGADKDQKDVRMKIPLHLAAAGGHLDVVRLLVEAGSNLDNIDKFGKQPLMYAVAGAHVETVKFLLETGSSVTSGRNWHALHEACKVGSPELVQILIDAGARVNNPRHYSGGAPWSPLHIAVRHGNLDCIKLLIKAGADVNSINAGRHTPLHEAAYRGYENVIQELLLHGADPHAASNQRRTPLHEACMQGNVQSAMMLLDVGSKVNARDFVTDTPLHLALRANHACDIATQLTCVLLRYGASSTLMGRDDEMPLDIAKQSSQDYSLELLESALEIPQPLVNICKVSVRKQLACHWDRISELPLPVTLKTFVTSVA, encoded by the exons ATGGAAATGGAACAAGAACATGGTTTTGATGTAGCGATAGCGACTTTTCGGCGTAACATCAATGTTAGGGGAAATGCAGTTGATGAATTTTTGGAGGCCGTGCGCGATGGCCGTCATCTACAT GCTAAGGTATTTATAGCAGCCAATAGAGTGGATCCAAATCTTTGGTTGGGTCAGCAAAGAGAAACTGCTTTGCATGTTGCAGCAGAGAATGGCCACTCAGAATTTTGTGAGTTTCTCCTTGAGATAGGTGCTGACAAGGACCAAAAAG ATGTGCGCATGAAGATTCCTCTGCACCTGGCTGCAGCGGGGGGTCATCTTGATGTTGTCAGACTGCTTGTAGAGGCTGGTTCTAATTTAGATAACATTGACAAATTTGGGAAACAGCCACTAATGTATGCAGTAGCTGGTGCACATGTGGAAACTGTGAAGTTCTTACTTGAGACTGGGTCATCTGTAACATCTGGGAGGAATTGGCATGCTCTTCACGAAGCCTGCAAAGTGGGCAGCCCTGAGCTGGTACAAATCTTAATAGATGCTGGGGCACGGGTGAATAACCCACGGCACT ATTCTGGTGGTGCACCATGGTCTCCTCTTCATATTGCTGTTCGTCATGGTAACCTGGACTGCATTAAATTACTCATCAAGGCTGGCGCTGATGTGAACAGCATCAATGCTGGCAGACACACTCCTTTGCACGAGGCTGCTTACAGAGGATACGAGAATGTAATACAGGAGCTTCTCTTGCATGGAGCAGATCCACATGCGGCTAGTAACCAGAGGAGAACACCATTACATGAAGCTTGCATGCAGG GAAATGTGCAATCTGCAATGATGTTATTGGATGTTGGCAGTAAAGTCAATGCTAGAGATTTTGTAACAGACACACCTCTACATTTAGCCCTCAGAGCGAACCATGCATGTGACATTGCTACCCAGTTAACCTGTGTTCTTCTGCGATATGGTGCATCCTCAACACTCATGGGGAGAGATGATGAAATGCCACTGGACATTGCAAAGCAATCTAGTCAGGATTACTCCTTGGAGTTGTTGGAATCTGCTTTGG AAATACCACAGCCCCTTGTTAACATCTGTAAAGTGTCTGTGAGGAAACAATTAGCTTGCCACTGGGATAGAATCAGTGAACTTCCTTTGCCAGTAACATTGAAGACTTTTGTTACAAGCGTGGCCTAG